The following coding sequences are from one Triticum dicoccoides isolate Atlit2015 ecotype Zavitan chromosome 4A, WEW_v2.0, whole genome shotgun sequence window:
- the LOC119289522 gene encoding uncharacterized protein LOC119289522, with the protein MLQEAEGIVEAIHGTPARCRPSTTFPIVYKTLAPLPQILIPSLAAPRSISPLPHSSSSPQRSQSQPLPRLCRPRGRRHPRVELGRPGASPPTPPSSTLLGWTGEALYARHRRRPRRVHLRPSSSIPAAPVHPRPPRPRPRARCLETAVEPVIAYFTFEGPVLSAEQPDVGVQEPDTTVDDDYYYSGGVYYYVSAADDDQE; encoded by the exons ATGCTACAGGAGGCAGAGGGGATCGTGGAGGCCATCCATGGCACCCCGGCCAGGTGCCGGCCATCCACGACCTTCCCCATAGTCTACAAGACCCTGGCGCCCCTTCCCCAAATCCTAATCCCCTCCCTAGCTGCCCCCAGATCCatttctcctctccctcactcgtccTCATCTCCGCAGCGATCGCAGTCGCAGCCGTTGCCACGGCTTTGTCGTCCTCGCGGCCGTCGTCATCCCCGCGTTGAGCTGGGACGTCCAGGGGCTTCACCACCAACTCCTCCTTCATCTACGTTATTGGGTTGGACCGGGGAGGCCCTGTACGCCCGCcatcgtcgccgtccccgtcgcgtaCATCTCCGGCCGTCGTCGTCGATTCCGGCAGCTCCAGTCCACCCCCGGCCTCCTCGaccgcgcccccgagctcgct GCCtcgagaccgcggttgaaccagTGATTGCCTACTTCACATTCGAGGGTCCGGTTTTGtctgcagagcaaccag acgttggagtccaggagccagacaccactgtcgatgatgactactactactcgggaggtgtctactactacgtgTCGGCCGCTGACGATGATCAGGAGTAg